A stretch of DNA from Thiothrix subterranea:
ATGCAACGTCTAAAAGTTTTAAGAAAAAACCTACACAAAAGAAAAAATTTACAGCGCAAAAGGTTGATCAGACCACAACCAGAGCGGACATAGGATAATCACCAAGGAGACATCACCAATGAACGACACCAGAATTTATCAATACAATCAATTACAACGTGAACTTATGAGCAGCATCCTACAGGTCGCCATGACCGATGATCTACTCCAGAACCCAACGATTCTCCCAGACAAGGCGGGCGAATCTTACAGGGTAGTCCAGCACCTTGAGACCATCCATAGACTTCTTACAGCTATCAAGGAAGGTCGGGCTATGCGTGATGATGGTTCAGCTAATACCAATCTTTATTCCAGCTATCGCTGATAGACCAGTTTTCTAACATAACAGTTTATTAGGCGGCGTTCTGGAATATCAGGATAGGAAGCCTGCGCTCAATCAGTGAGCACAGTTCGCAAGTCTTCCGCATAGCATAGTCTGGGACTGCGGAGGTGAGTTGCCGTGAAACCACGCTACCGCCCTAGCGCGTACACACCAACAGTTGCGAAAACTTTACTCTGATCGTCATCTGAACGAGTGTAAATCATAACGCCGCCGTATGGAATCTGCATTTTTCATACCTAATGATCAACCCAAAACCTCCCCCCGATACGTGTCAGGAGAAGGAAGCACTAACGAAACTATCGCGTGTGGTAATACGCCGCCAACTGCCGAATTTCTTCATCCGTCAACTTACCGGCAAACTGCGCCATCGACTTGTTCACATCATTATCGCGCTCGCCATTTTTATACAGCATCATGGTGCGGATAAACGCTTTTTCCGACTGCCCCGCCAATGCCGGAGCCGCTTCTTTACCGCCCTGCCCCTTCACCCCGTGGCACGACGCACACGGTGTCAGCAAGCGCGTTGGATCGCCCTTACGCACCAACCGTTCCGCATCCGCGTGCGCTGGGGCTTTCACCGTGGCTTCATGGGCAGGCAAACTCGCGTAATACGCCGCCACATCCGCCATATCCTGCTGGCTCATCGGCTCGACCGCCACCGTCATCAACTTGCTGCGCTCATCTTCGCTGCGCAAACCCGACTGGTAATCCAGCAACATTTTGTAGGTGTAATCGGTTTTTTGCCCCGCAACGTTTGGCCAATTGCTGGTCGGGGCAACGCCATTTTCACCGTGGCACGACGCGCACATCAGTTGCGAATTCAACGTTTTACCACGGGCAATGTCACCCGCTGGCATATCCGCCAAGGCCACGCGCAAGGTGGCGGGTTTCCACTTAACCGCATCCATCGCTTCATGCGCGGCATCATTCGCCCACACCCAGCCGGATACCAACAGGGCAGCACCCACCCCAATCAAGGAAAGTTGTAAAGTTTTCATCCATCTTGCGCGAGATACCCCGTCCTTGCTTCGGCTGCGCTCAGCACGAGTCAGGGCGGGGAGGGATAGCGCGTCGGCATTAGCCGACCCTCTTCTCGCTCCTCTTGTCGTTAAGCTATCTCGGTTAAACACGCAGAACTCACACGCTATGAACTATACTGTGAGCCATGCCAACAAAACGCGCCTACCGATTCCGATTCTACCCAGACCAACAACAAAAAACGTTGCTGGCTAAGACGTTCGGTTGTGTGCGCTACGTGTACAACAGCATCCTGCGTTACCGCATCGATGCCTACTATCAAGCTCAGGAAAAAGTCAGTTACCTAGCCGCTAATGCGCGACTGACTACCATCAAAAAACTGCCTGAGCTGGCTTTTCTCAATGAAGTTTCCAGCGTTCCGTTGCAACAATGCTTGCGAAACCAACAAGCAGCGTTCAAAAACTTCTTTGAGGGACGGGCGAAATACCCCGTCTTTAAATCTAAAAAACACCGCCAAGCGGCTGAATTTACCTATCGCGCTTTCACCCTTAAGAACGGTGAACTCAAACTCGCGAAGTGCACCCAGCCGCTGAATATCCAGTGGAGTCAGCCACTTCCCGCTACCCCGACCACTATCACTGTTTCCAAAGATCAAGCAGGACGTTACTTCGTGTCTTGCTTGTGTGAATTTGAACCCACACACTTGCCTGTCACCGACAAAAAGGTAGGCATTGACGTGGGTATCAAAGATTTGTTTGTCACCAGCGACGGTTTCAAGTCCGACAATCCCCGTCATACCGCACAACACGCACTTAAACTGGCGAAATATCAACGCCGTCTTGCCAAGAAGAAATTCGGTAGCAAGAACCGGTTGAAAGCCAAACGCAAGGTTGCCCGTGTTCACGCGAAAATCGCCGATTGTCGCTCGGACAACTTGCACAAGCTGTCCCGCAGATTAGTCAACGAAAACCAAGTTATCTGCGCTGAAAATCTCGCGGTGAAGAACATGGTCAAAAACCCGAAGTTAGCAAAGCACATTGCCGATGCAAGCTGGGGTGAATTTACCCGACAGCTTGAATACAAGGCAAACTGGGCAGGCAGGACGTATGTTGAGGTCGGACGGTTTTTTCCTTCCAGCAAACGTTGCGCCGCTTGTGGGTTCGTGAAAGAAAACATGCCGCTGGATGTGCGGTCGTGGGAGTGTCCCGAATGCGGGACAACCCATGATCGTGACATGAATGCAGCACGTAACATTTTAGCCGCCGGACTGGCGGTATTAGCCTTTGGAGAGAATGTTAGCGGTGATGACATTTCGATGTCGTTGTCCTGTTCTCGATGAATTAGGAATTCCCTTCCTTTAAGGAGGGGGAAAAGTCAAGCAAAACAGTCCTCCGTGAAGGATTTCAGCCAAGCCTGCTGATACACCGCGCCCATGCGAATTTGCGCCGGAGTCGCATCCAGCTTCAAGTAGCGGCTGAACTTGCCGACACGCTTGATCTTGTTTTCGGCTTCCACCAGCTCGAATACGTCAGCGACGAACAGCCCGTAATCCGAACCCGCCAGCGCGTAACAGGTGTTTTCCCAGCTAGGCGTAGGAATTTCACGCCCTGCCAACGCCTCGACAATGGCACGCGCCACACCCTTCGCCTGCGTATTCGCCGAAAAACCGGATTTCGGCATCACGTCAGCATGGCAGGCATCGCCAATCACATGCACATGCGGGTGCAGGCTGGACTCGAAGGTTTTGCGGTTATTCGGACACCAGCCTTTTTCGTCAGTCAGCCCCATCGCGGTAGCAATCTTGCCCGCCCGCATCGGCGGCACGATATTGATCACATCCGCCTTGATGTCGCCGCCGTCGGTTTTTACGGTCATTTTTTCAACGTCCAGCGACACGGGCGTACCGCCATCCGCTTTCGGAATCCAGCTCAGAATACCCGCGTTGTTGTGCTGCTTGATCTCCACACTCGCGGGCATATCCTTGCGGAATTTTTCCGGGATATTGAAGCCGTACAAGCGATTCCAGCCCAGCATCATGGTCTGGTCGGTGACGAATTCGTCTTTCGGGTCAACGATAATGACTTTGGCAGTCGGGTTATGTTTCTGACACCATTCCGCCACCAATGCCGGACGCTCGTAAGGCCCCGGCGGGCAACGATACGGCGCAGGTGGAGCCACCATCAGGAACGTACCGCCTTGCGGCATGGCTTTGAGCTGTTCGCCCAGCAACGCGGTTTGCTTGCCCGGAATCCAGCCCGAAGTAATTTTGCTTTCCGCCACCTCGAAGGAATAGCCCGGAATCTTGTCGTACAGCAACTCAATCCCCGGCGACACCACCAGCTTGTCGTAACGCACGGCACGCCCGCCTTTGAGCTTGACGCTGCGCTTGTCGGGGTCGAAACCGACCACTTCGTCGATAATGACATTCACGCTGTATTTGGATTTGAGCGCGTCGTAAGTCACGTTCAAATCGTCCATCTTGATGTGTCCGGTGACGACTTCGGACGAACCGTAAGGGCGGATGTAGACCGGATTTTTTTCAATCACCGTCACTTTAAGATTGGCATCCAACAGCCGCAGGTATTTGGCAGCAGTTGCCCCGCCTACCCCGCCGCCGATAATGACCACATGCGGTTGCACCCCCGCAAATGCGCTACGGATAGGGAATGCGCCCGCCAGCGCGGTTGCGCCGAGCAGCCCCAAAAATTCACGTCGATTCAGACTCATGGGGATACCTCCATAAAATAACGTGCCATGTCGCGGATTTGCTGTTCGCTCAAGCCGTTGGCAACCGTGCCCATCAGGGTCGATTGGCGTGCGCCATCGCGGAAATCCAGCATGGTTTTGACGAATTCCTGCTCCGGCATTCCTGCCAGCGGCATGAAGGCTTCGTTTTCCAGCGTGCCGTTCGTGCCGTGACATCCCGCGCAGGTATGGGCGAGGATTTCGCCCGCTTTCGCGGCATGAGCAGGTGCAACTGGCTTGCTGTCCGTGTTGCTGGTCGGTTGCAGATTCCCCATTTCTTCCTGAATCAATTCGCGGATCATCTCGCGCAATTCATCTTTGGAAACGCTTTCGGCCGCTGGCACTTTCGCTTCTACCGTTTTGGCTTCCACCGCTTTCGCGACTTTTTCCACCGCTTTTTTCTCGTCTGCCTGTACCGTGCCAATGCAGGACACCAGCAACAGCGGCAATAGGATTGTTTTCAGTTTCATCATTGCCCCCTTAGCGCAGCCACACCCACAACCCCAGCACGAAGAAGTGGATAATCCACAACGTGATGAGGAGGATGGAAAGATTACCCAAACGCGTCACCGCAGGCGAAGGCGTATACACCCCTTCGGTTTGCCCCGCTTGCCACGCCACGGTGAGGAAATAGCTCAACACCAAGCCACCAATAATCACAAACGTACCAAAGAACAGCAGCGTACTGTACCAGTCCATATTCACCGGATAATCCAGCGCGTTGTAGCCAAAATCGCCAAACAGAATATTCCAGCGCAACACTTCCCGCGCAATCGCCACCACAATCCCCGTGATGGCTGCCAGCCCAAACAGACCGTAACCAAACAGCGGTGCATTCACGCGGCTGCCAATGAGTTTTGGCATGACAGCGGTGAGGGAGATAAGCACCGCTGCCAGCCCAACCCAAGGGGAGAAACCAAAACCGGCTTGACTGTCTGGCAGTGTCGCCATCCAGCCAATGCCGAAGGCCAGTGCAATGATGCCACCGGCTAGACTCAAGACCGTTGCCAACCCTTTCAACCATTGCAGATAACCGTTATCCACATCGGTACGGTGGCTAATATAATGGCGGTAAGCAAACAACCAACCACTAATCACCAGCACCGACAAGCTGATGAAAAACCCAAAACGCCACAGATTGTAATCGTGCAACTTGCGCCCTGACGCATCAATTTCACCATTCGGCGCATACCACTGCATCCACTGATCCGGCGACAACATCTGATAAGTGAGGACGTGCATAATAAAACCGACCACCAACATCAACGCCAGTGACAGGATCATCGAGCCGGGGCAAACGGTTTTCTGCGCTCCCAAATGGTGATTTTTCGCGTAGAAAAAATACATCAGCAAATAAGCCACGGTGAGGATCAAGATAAACCCAATTACCCACCAAGCCGACAGCACGTTCGAGGTGTACCAAAACGGGTCATAAATCACCTGCACAAACAGCAAGGGCGCAACCCCCAACACCACCGCGACCGACACGGCAATTTTCGCCACGCCCAACATCGCCTGCGCCAATTGGCGTTGATAAGCCGCTTTCGACAACGCACCCCAAATCACCAGACCGGACGCGCCCAACATCACCTGCACCGCGAGGATATGCAACGCAAACGTCAACACCCCCAAAATCAGGAACAACACGGGGTGCGAAGGCACACCCGCCACATCGCGCAAGGCGTATAACATTTCAGCATTCATGGTTTATTTCTCCCCATCCAACGCGCCGATGTAAACCGCTAAGGCTTCGGCTTCGCTATCAGTCAGCGGAATTTTCGGCATGTACAAGGTATTGCCCGTCGCCAATGCGCCCAGCAAATAATCCTTGATGTCACCCACATCGGTATTGCCCCCGAAATACTTTGCCAGCGGACGCATCCCCGTATCGGTCAAAGAATGGCAGTTGGAACACGCCGTCATTGCCAGCGCATGACCCACTGCCCGCGCATTATCCGGCGTGACGGTACGCAAATTTTCCGGCAAAAATACATGGCTTTGCAGAAAGCCTTTTTCCTCCAGCAACGGAATTTCCGATTTAATCCCCAACCCCGGCACATCCCGCGCAATAACCTGATTGGAATACACGTATTGCCCCGCCACGAAAGGCTTGCGGATGGATTCACGCGCCACTTCCTCAGGCCACAAGCCGAACACCAGAATCGCCACCGTCATCACGCTCGCAATCGCTGGCACAATCAAACGCGGCATCACCAAGGTAAACAGGAAATACGCCAAAATACCGCTCAACACCATCATCAACGCAGGCTGGAAATAATCTGGCAAACGGTTTTCCAACACGATATGCGCCTGTTCCGGCAGGGTATGCAGATACCACTGGAACAGCAGCGAACCCGCCAAGGTGGACACAATCCCCAACACTGCCAAACGGCGCAGCATGGCTTTCTTGAACGCCAATTCCTTAATGCCCGACGCGACAATGCCGCCAACCACCGCCGTCATGGTGAACATGAACGCGGTACGCATCGCCAATTGCGCAAAGGTATTCGCCCCGTAGAAACCGTTGAGGTAGCCGCCTTCGGTGAACCAGACTTCCTTGCCCGGCCACATCATGAACGACAAAATCCCAATAATAATCAGCATGGTGGTATAAGACGCCAGCCCGAAAATGACTGCAATGCGCATGTGCGTTTTCTGGTCAACCTTGCCGACCAAATACACTACCAAATACACGCCAACCACTTCGATGACGAAGAACACCCACTCGGTTGCCCACTTCCACACAAAGCTGTGGATCAGTGCCGAAATCCCACGCGGGCTGGCAACGGTGGTCGAAAACCAGATACCGGGGCCGGTGATCGAGCCAATCACATAAGAAAATACCAGCAAAAACATGCCGTACTTTTTGATGTAATCGAGCAATTCCGGCTTGTCTTGCCGGTACGCCACCACCGCAAGGTAGGCGAACACCATTGCCGCGCCCACCGAGGTGTGGGATGCCAAAACGTGAATGGTTGAAATGACAGCGACAACCCAACCGCTCCCCAACATTGGCTCTAGCCAAGTGGGGTATAATCCGAGCATTTCCATGGAAATCTCCTTGTTATTTACCTAGCAACAACCCTGAAGTCATTGCACCCTAAAGCAGGATGTGGAGATTCCTCCTTTTCCGAGTAATCAGCTTTGACATTTTTAAAAGATTGAAAAAATCAATGAAAAAACCGTGAAATTTCACGTTTGTTGACAAATATCAATAAAAAAATCGTGCACGACATGCAACTGGTTTGCAGTTTCGCAATGCAATCAGGTGCTTAACCCAGTAGTTTACTCAGTCATCGCGGGTTTAATACCGGCATTTATTTTTAGGAGTCACTGTTGCATGACACACACAGACATTAATCAAGGCCGTCGCCGCCTGCTCGTTGCTGCTACGTCGGTCGTGGGCGCGGCGGGTGTGGCGGCGGTTGCCGTCCCGTTTCTCAATTCATGGTCGCCGAGTGCACGGGCGCTGGCTGCGGGTGCGCCGGTTGAAATCAATATCAGCAATGTCGAGCCGGGGCAATTGATTCGGGTTGTTTGGCGCGGCAAGCCGGTGTGGGTGGTGAACCGTACCGAGGAAATGCTGGCGAATTTACCCTCGAATGATGGCAGCCTGCGTGACCCTGCCTCCGCAGTGGTTGAGCAGCAACCGACCTATGCGCAAAATGCCCACCGTTCACGCAACCCGAAATACTTGGTGCTGGTCGGGATTTGCACCCATCTGGGCTGCTCGCCCACCTATCGCCCGGAAGTCGCACCGGAAGACTTGGACGCTGAGTGGAAAGGCGGCTGGTATTGCCCCTGCCACGGTTCACGCTTTGACCTTGCAGGACGGGTGTACAAAAACGTACCGGCTGCGACCAATCTGGTCGTACCGCCGTATTACTTCAAGGATGATGCCACTTTGTTGATCGGCGAAGATGGCAACGTGGCTTAAACGAGGATTCCCCCATGAAAGTTGGTTCTTTAAAAATTGGCGTCAGCAGCCAAAATTTCCGCACCATTACCGGACATGCCGGTAAGGGGCGGCGTTTTATGGTGTACGAAACCTATGACGGCAACGAAATACAGGAACTTGAGCGGCTGGATTTGCCCAAGGAAATGGCCTTGCACGAATGGAATGGTCAGGGTGAACACCCGTTGTTTGAACTGGACTATTTAATCACCAGCGGTTGTGGCGAAGGTTTCGTGCGTAAGATGGGCAGCCGGGGTGTGATGGTGCGGGCAACGGCGGAAACCGATCCGGTGACGGCGGTGAAAGCCTTGTTGTCGAATACCCTGCCACCCGCAGCGCCGCATGAACACGACCATGATCACCACGATCACGAGCATCACCACCACTAATTCAGGACTTGTTTACATGGATGTATTGACCCGATCGGCAGCCCTTGCCTGCATTGCATTAACCAGCATCGCCCCCGCCCATGCGCTGGAATTGCGTTACGGCAGCGGCGATTTCGACATGGGCGCAGCCGCCAAGCCATTTGTCAGCATGGATACCTCACTGGAAGTCGACACTTGGACGCTGGCAGAACCGCATCGCAATATCAACGGTTCGCCGCTGTATTACCAATTCCGCGCCGATTATTTCGACTCGGATACCGTCAACCAGATGACCGACCTTGCCAGCGTGCCGCTGACCACCAGCCTGCCCGTGATCGGTAGCAGCGTCACGGATTTGATTGCGGACAATACCGCGATTCCCGTCCCCGCCGATTACCGCATCCACGGCGTAAACCTTGACGTGGGCGTGGGTTACGATGTGCTGAAAACGGCGCGGGGGCATGTCGGTGTCGGCGTGAATACCGGCGTCAGCACCCCGTTCATGAAAGTGCGCAATGCCCTGCCCGCCGCCAATCTCGCGCTGAAAATGCTGGATACCTTTGATACCGAAGTCACCACTTACAAAGCCGGTGTCGCGGTGCAAGGCAGCTATCAAGCAACCCCTTGGCTGGAAGTCGCAGGCAATGCCTCCCTCAATCACCAAACGGGTGAAATGGATAACGGCTGGGTCGGCTCAGGCATCGACATAGATGGCACGTACCGCACGCTGGAAGTCGAAGCCAAGCTCAAACCCGCCAAACTGCTGAACCAGCCGCAGTTGAAAAATGCCTTCGTCAGCATCGGGCATAGCCGCAGCGACTGGGATTACGACAGCGCCGCCATCAACACCCCTATCGGTAGCGCCAGCGTTCCGGGTATGTTTGATGCGGATTTTGCGCATGACAGTACGTGGATCGGGGCGGGCTACGACTTTTGACACTGGCATTGCTGATCATTGCGGGAATTATTGTCGCAGCAATTGCGCTATTCATGCTCGGCATCCACTGGGGCTTCCGCGCCCCACGCCAAATCGAAAACGGTACGCCGCAAGATTTAGATTTTGCCTTTGAACAAGTGTGGATTCCCGCAGTTGCCAACAAACGCTTATTCGGCTGGTTTTTACCCGCTGGCAATGCCACCCAAACGCTGCTCATCCTGCACGGCTGGGGCAGCAATGCCGAACTGATGTTGCCCATCGCTGCACCCTTTCAGCGGGCGGGCTTGAATGTGCTGCTCTTCGATGCCCGCAATCACGGGCAAAGTGACGCCCACAGCTTTTCCTCCCTGCCACGTTTTGCTGAAGATTTGGAGAGTGCGCTCGCTTGGTTGCACGCCAATCATCCGACGGCTTGCGAGAAGCTGGTATTGCTGGGGCATTCGGTCGGCGCGGGTGCGGTATTGCTGGCAGCGTCGCAGCGTACCGACATTGCGGCGGTGATTAGCGTTTCGGCGTTTGCGCACCCCGAATGGGTGATGCGCCGTTACCTGCAAACTTTGCACTTACCCCACTTCCTGATTCGCCTCATCAACCGTTATGTGCAATGGGTGATCGGGCATCGCTTTGCGGCGATTGCGCCGCTGAATAGCGTATGCCAAATTGCTTGTCCCATTCTGTTGGTGCACGGGGTAGACGATCAGGTCGTGCCACTCGCGGATGCACATGCCATCATCAGCCATTGCCCGCAAGCACGTTTAACCCTGCTGGAAATTCCCGACGCGGGTCACGCTTCTGTCGATAAAATCGAGGAACACGCGCCCGCATTGCTGGCTTTTTTACGGAAAGCGGGTTTCAGGCTATCTTAGCGGCTACCTTACCCAATGGAGACCCGCTGATGTTACAAGCCAAACAACCTGCCCCCGCATTCAGCTCCCCCAATCAGCACGGCACAACAGTGTCACTGGCTGATTTCGCGGGCAAACAGCATGTCGTGCTGTACTTTTACCCCAAAGACGATACCCCCGGCTGCACCATTGAAGCGAACGAATTCACCGCACTGGTCGCCGAATTTGCCGCGCATAATGCGGTGGTGATTGGTGTTAGCAAGGATGATTGCGGTAGCCATCAAGCCTTCATCGACAAATTCGGGCTGAAAGTGGAACTGTTGGCGGATACGTCCGGCGAAGTCTGCGCGGCTTATGGCGTGTGGCAGGAAAAGGAAAAGAACGGCGTGAAAAAAATGGGCATTGTACGTTCCACCTTCGTCATCGACAAAGATGGAACGCTAGTAACCGCTCAGTATCAAGTCACCCCTAACGGTCACGCCCAAGCCATGCTGGATGTGGTCAAACAACTTTAAATTCAGTTCATCAGACCGGAGCCAGCACAAAAGCAATCGTGGCAGAAGCATCGTATTGACTCTGCCTGCTTTCCCCGTTGATGATGTTTGTCGCTACATAAACATGCTCAGCAAAACCCGCAACACCCGGCGAGGCAATGCAAGTTCCCAACAAGTCCGTCACCGATGCCGTCGCCTGATTGGGTGCGCTCGCAACGTCTCCCGATATGCTTGGCGGAGTTAATGTGTTCACGCCTTTAACGAGACTGAAGCTGTAGCTTGCATACCCCGCTGGATGTGACGCGGTGAACGGCATGACGACAGTTCCCGGCGATCCCGGCGTGTAGCGTAAGGTTCCGCAATTCGGATCAGCCTCAACACCACCTAAAGTTGGCAAGCCGATAGTCGCCACACACGACTGGTTATTCACCATAATACTGATTGAAGCAGTACCATCACGAATCACACTCCCCGTGGCATCCACAAACCGGATAGTGATTATATGCGACGAATCAGACAAGCCGACTGTGTTCAGTTGCAAGCCGAGTGCTGGGCTTAACCATAAAAACAACTCAGACGGTGAGCGTACCGGGAAATATCCGGTTCCCCCCGCTACGCTCGTGGCTGCTTGGGTACGCACTTGGTAACGCCCCAAAGCGGCATTCCAGCGATAATCCGTATACCCATCGAAGCGGGGCGTGCCATCCACCAGCACTTGATAAAACCTCGCACCCATTATAAAAGCGCGTTGATGGTTAATCAGCAGCGGTAGCGTGCCACCGAATGGCACCTTATTGAACTGGTAAGGGTAAGTCGGGTCAACTGTGGTATCCGCAAAACCACCCACAATCCGGTCAAAAGGCACTTTGCCAATGCCCATGAATAACGGGGCAGCAGAGGATATAACCAGCCCGGCAACATTGAGTTCGCCGATTTCAGCATCACAGCAAATCAGTAATTTACCCGGTGCGATGACAGCCGTACTGGAAGGATTGTTAGGCAACCCCGTTTCCACCCGCGAGACCACCGCTGGCGTTTGCGTCAGGTCGATGGCAGCAAGCCGTTTGGCAGTACCGCGTTCGGTGACGAATAGCCGTTCCTCACTGGCATCTGCCCAGGTCAAAAAGAACGGCTGAGTCAGCTCAGTCGCCACAAC
This window harbors:
- a CDS encoding c-type cytochrome, whose amino-acid sequence is MKTLQLSLIGVGAALLVSGWVWANDAAHEAMDAVKWKPATLRVALADMPAGDIARGKTLNSQLMCASCHGENGVAPTSNWPNVAGQKTDYTYKMLLDYQSGLRSEDERSKLMTVAVEPMSQQDMADVAAYYASLPAHEATVKAPAHADAERLVRKGDPTRLLTPCASCHGVKGQGGKEAAPALAGQSEKAFIRTMMLYKNGERDNDVNKSMAQFAGKLTDEEIRQLAAYYHTR
- a CDS encoding RNA-guided endonuclease InsQ/TnpB family protein yields the protein MPTKRAYRFRFYPDQQQKTLLAKTFGCVRYVYNSILRYRIDAYYQAQEKVSYLAANARLTTIKKLPELAFLNEVSSVPLQQCLRNQQAAFKNFFEGRAKYPVFKSKKHRQAAEFTYRAFTLKNGELKLAKCTQPLNIQWSQPLPATPTTITVSKDQAGRYFVSCLCEFEPTHLPVTDKKVGIDVGIKDLFVTSDGFKSDNPRHTAQHALKLAKYQRRLAKKKFGSKNRLKAKRKVARVHAKIADCRSDNLHKLSRRLVNENQVICAENLAVKNMVKNPKLAKHIADASWGEFTRQLEYKANWAGRTYVEVGRFFPSSKRCAACGFVKENMPLDVRSWECPECGTTHDRDMNAARNILAAGLAVLAFGENVSGDDISMSLSCSR
- a CDS encoding NAD(P)/FAD-dependent oxidoreductase, translated to MSLNRREFLGLLGATALAGAFPIRSAFAGVQPHVVIIGGGVGGATAAKYLRLLDANLKVTVIEKNPVYIRPYGSSEVVTGHIKMDDLNVTYDALKSKYSVNVIIDEVVGFDPDKRSVKLKGGRAVRYDKLVVSPGIELLYDKIPGYSFEVAESKITSGWIPGKQTALLGEQLKAMPQGGTFLMVAPPAPYRCPPGPYERPALVAEWCQKHNPTAKVIIVDPKDEFVTDQTMMLGWNRLYGFNIPEKFRKDMPASVEIKQHNNAGILSWIPKADGGTPVSLDVEKMTVKTDGGDIKADVINIVPPMRAGKIATAMGLTDEKGWCPNNRKTFESSLHPHVHVIGDACHADVMPKSGFSANTQAKGVARAIVEALAGREIPTPSWENTCYALAGSDYGLFVADVFELVEAENKIKRVGKFSRYLKLDATPAQIRMGAVYQQAWLKSFTEDCFA
- a CDS encoding c-type cytochrome, giving the protein MKLKTILLPLLLVSCIGTVQADEKKAVEKVAKAVEAKTVEAKVPAAESVSKDELREMIRELIQEEMGNLQPTSNTDSKPVAPAHAAKAGEILAHTCAGCHGTNGTLENEAFMPLAGMPEQEFVKTMLDFRDGARQSTLMGTVANGLSEQQIRDMARYFMEVSP
- a CDS encoding c-type cytochrome, whose amino-acid sequence is MEMLGLYPTWLEPMLGSGWVVAVISTIHVLASHTSVGAAMVFAYLAVVAYRQDKPELLDYIKKYGMFLLVFSYVIGSITGPGIWFSTTVASPRGISALIHSFVWKWATEWVFFVIEVVGVYLVVYLVGKVDQKTHMRIAVIFGLASYTTMLIIIGILSFMMWPGKEVWFTEGGYLNGFYGANTFAQLAMRTAFMFTMTAVVGGIVASGIKELAFKKAMLRRLAVLGIVSTLAGSLLFQWYLHTLPEQAHIVLENRLPDYFQPALMMVLSGILAYFLFTLVMPRLIVPAIASVMTVAILVFGLWPEEVARESIRKPFVAGQYVYSNQVIARDVPGLGIKSEIPLLEEKGFLQSHVFLPENLRTVTPDNARAVGHALAMTACSNCHSLTDTGMRPLAKYFGGNTDVGDIKDYLLGALATGNTLYMPKIPLTDSEAEALAVYIGALDGEK
- the petA gene encoding ubiquinol-cytochrome c reductase iron-sulfur subunit, with translation MTHTDINQGRRRLLVAATSVVGAAGVAAVAVPFLNSWSPSARALAAGAPVEINISNVEPGQLIRVVWRGKPVWVVNRTEEMLANLPSNDGSLRDPASAVVEQQPTYAQNAHRSRNPKYLVLVGICTHLGCSPTYRPEVAPEDLDAEWKGGWYCPCHGSRFDLAGRVYKNVPAATNLVVPPYYFKDDATLLIGEDGNVA
- a CDS encoding NifB/NifX family molybdenum-iron cluster-binding protein, which encodes MKVGSLKIGVSSQNFRTITGHAGKGRRFMVYETYDGNEIQELERLDLPKEMALHEWNGQGEHPLFELDYLITSGCGEGFVRKMGSRGVMVRATAETDPVTAVKALLSNTLPPAAPHEHDHDHHDHEHHHH
- a CDS encoding alpha/beta hydrolase, which codes for MTLALLIIAGIIVAAIALFMLGIHWGFRAPRQIENGTPQDLDFAFEQVWIPAVANKRLFGWFLPAGNATQTLLILHGWGSNAELMLPIAAPFQRAGLNVLLFDARNHGQSDAHSFSSLPRFAEDLESALAWLHANHPTACEKLVLLGHSVGAGAVLLAASQRTDIAAVISVSAFAHPEWVMRRYLQTLHLPHFLIRLINRYVQWVIGHRFAAIAPLNSVCQIACPILLVHGVDDQVVPLADAHAIISHCPQARLTLLEIPDAGHASVDKIEEHAPALLAFLRKAGFRLS
- a CDS encoding peroxiredoxin, yielding MLQAKQPAPAFSSPNQHGTTVSLADFAGKQHVVLYFYPKDDTPGCTIEANEFTALVAEFAAHNAVVIGVSKDDCGSHQAFIDKFGLKVELLADTSGEVCAAYGVWQEKEKNGVKKMGIVRSTFVIDKDGTLVTAQYQVTPNGHAQAMLDVVKQL